From the Thermoproteota archaeon genome, the window GGAATATCACGCAGTAATTCCATTGCTGCAGGAGTATTAGCACTCTCTGAAGAAATAAGTATGAATGATGCAATAAGAACTGTTTTAAAAAAAACAGGCGAAAAATCAATTAAAATCGATGTACTATCAACGGTAATAGGAGTTATAGAGAAAAAAAAATTGAAGAAGAAAAATAATAGATTAAGAGTTGTCATAACTGGTTCAACAGGTTTTCTCGGAAAAAAAATTATGTCCGAATTTAAAAAAGAATTTGAGATTTTTACACCGAATCGTAATCAGATTGATCTTATTAACGACATAGTGGATTTAGATTTATTTGTAAAAGATAATCAGATTGATCTTATTATTCACACTGCAAATCCTAGAATATACTCAACGAATCAATCCATGGGAAATTCACTAATAATGTTAAAAAATGTCCTTGATGTTTGTGTAGAAAATAAATTATCTTTGATATATCTTAGTGGTTGGGAAATATATTCAGGATATAAAAAAAATAAAATGATAATTAAAGAAAACACAATTCCAAATCCTGGAAGTACTTATGGATATACAAAATTTCTTTCTGAATCATTAATTAAAATGTATCACAAAAATTTTAAATTAAAATATACAATAATTAGATCGAGTCCTATATACGGTATAGATGGAGACAAACCAAAATTTATCTGGAATTTTCTTGAGAAGGCTGTAAAAAATGAAAATATCTTGACGCATAAATATCATAATGGTTATCCAAAATTAGATTTGTTATATGTCGATGACTTAGTCAGTGCTATTAAAGAGATTGTGAAAAAAAGAATCAATGGGTCTATCAATATAGGAAGTGGAACGAGTATCAGTACAAAAGAAGTAGCAGAAAAAATAGTAAAAAAAATGAGATCCAAAAGTAAGATAGAGCATGTAGAAATTGATGATAGTGTAAGTAATATCATTTTAAATACAAATTTGGCAAAAAAAATAATCAGATGGGAACCAAAAGTTTCAATTGATGATGGATTACAATTAATGATTAATACTAAATTAGATAATATAAAATAAAAGTGATGGAGAAAACAAATTACATGAGTAAAGATTCTGAAGAAAAATTTTCTATGCTAGATTTAAAAAATCAATCTAAAAATGATATAGAATTTTCAAAAAGAATGAATGAGTTTTTTAGTTCAAGTTTAGGAACAAATATGGATAAATTAAGAAATTTTCCAAAATTTGTTCCCAGACAGTCACTTAGTTTGTTTCTAGCAAAAAATTCTATTTTTAAAAATATTTTGAATATTCATGGTAATATTATAGAATGCGGGGTCTTTCTAGGCGGGGGATTGATGACTTGGGCTCAATTAAGCTCAATCTACGAACCAATTAATCATACAAGAAAAATTATTGGGTTCGATTCTTTTACAGGGTTTGAAAAAATACATCCAAAAGATGAGGTAGATGGTCCAGAATACATAAGACCTGGAGGTTTGGCAACCAATGCTTATGATGATTTAAAAAAATGTATAGAGATATATGATTTGAATAGACATATTTCTCATATTCCAAAAATAGAAATTATCAAGGGAAATGCAAATGAAACAATTCCAAAATTTATCGATGATAATCCTCATGAGGTTATAGCATTACTTTATTTGGATTTTGATTTATTTGAACCTACAAAAACCGCAATAGAAAAATTTCTTCCATTAATGCCAAAGGGAGCAATTATTGTATTTGATGAATTGAACCAAGCTATATGGCCTGGTGAAACACAGGCAATATTAGAAACAATTGGGCTAAGACATCTTAAAATACAGAGATTCCCATATACTCCAGCAATATCTTATGCAATATTAGATTAAATGATGACAAACAAAAAAACAAATAATAATTTAATTGAAAAAATGGGAAGTAACATAAAACTAAAAAAAATGGGAATGGATTTTATTAAGAATACTTCAGAGTATAGATATTCATATAATTTCTCTTGGTTGGGAATGAAAATAATCCAATTTCCACAAGATATGATAGCTGTACAAGAAATCATATGGAAAATTAAACCAGATTTAATTATTGAGACTGGTATAGCACATGGAGGTTCTTTAGTCTATTATGCATCTATTTTAGAAATGATCGGTAAAGGGCAAGTTGTAGGAATAGATGTTGATATAAGAAAGCATAATTTAAAAAAAATTCAATCACATGTATTAAAAAAAAGAATTAGATTGATTCAAGGTTCCTCAATCGATGAAGAAATTTTAAGAAAGGTTGATGAATACGCTGTAGGTAAAGAAAAAATCATGGTTTTATTAGATTCAGATCATTCTCATAAGCATGTTCTAAAAGAATTACAATTATATTCAAGATTTGTCACGAAAGGAAGCTACATAATAGTTTTTGATACAGCTATACAAGATATGCCAAATAATTTCTTTCCAGACCGACCATGGAATAAAAAAGATAATCCTAAAACGGCAGTATATGAATTTCTCAGAAATAACAAAAAGTTTGAAATTGATAAAAAAATAGAAAATAAATTACTGATTACTGTTTCGCCAGACGGTTATCTTAAATGCATTAGGGATTAATTGATGAATAGAATTCCAGTTTTTATCCCTGCGGTAGGGAAAGATACTAAAAAACACCTTAGTGATGCTCTAGATGCCGGATGGTTAGGAATGGGGGATTTAACAAAAAAGTTTGAAGATGAAATTAGTATATTTCTAGGATTAAAAAATCGTTTTGTGGTAACAACTAACACTGGAACATCAGCATTACACATTGGATTAAAGATAGCAGGAGTTGGTAAAGGAGATGAGGTAATCACTCCATCATTCAACTATGTTGCAGATCATCAATCAATCAAAATGACTGGAGCAGAGGTAGTTATGTGTGATATTTGTGATGACAATCTAGGAATAGATTGTAAAAAAGCAGAAGAATTAATCACAGAAAAAACTAAAGCAATAATTCCACTTCATTTTGCTGGAATTCCTTGTAACCAAAATGAGGTTTTTAAATTGGCAAAAAAATATGGATTGCGAGTAGTAGAGGATGCCATGCATGCAATGGGTTCTCATATTAACGGAAAAAAAATTGGAAGTTATGGAGATATTACATGTTTTAGTTTTGATCCAGTCAAAGTAATAACATCTATTGATGGCGGCTGCGTCATCATTAATAATAAAGAAGAATTGGAAAGAGCTCAACATTTAAGAATTCTGGGTGTCGATAAAGACACGATAAAACGTTACCAAAACAAACGTTCATGGGATTATGATGTTGTAGGTGAAGGTTATAGATATCATTTAACAAACATAATGGCAAGTGTAGGATTATCTCAAATTAAAAAAATTAATCAATTTATTCATAGTCGTCAAAGAGTTTGTCAGATGTATAATCAAGCATTTGATACAATTTCAGAATTAAAAATTCCAAAGTCAGATTTTTCCGAAATATCTCCTTTCATTTACACTTTACGTGTGTTAAATGATAATAGAGAAGGACTCATAAAACATTTAGATAGATTAGAAATAGATGTTGGAATTCATTTTATACCAGTTCATAAACATACCTATTTTGTAAATTCACGGTGCGGAGATATGACGACTACCGAAAAAGTTGTAAAAGAGGTTTTGACTCTGCCTTTACATTCAAACATGAAAAAAGAATATGTACAGCGAGTAATAGATGGGGTAACGAGTTATTTTAACTAAAGTTTTAAAGAGAATAAAAAAAGGAAAATAAATCATAAATTAATTATTAACAGAAGTTGTTGCAAGAGTTTATTATAATACCGTTAAGATTTTAAATTATTGGAAAGTAATGAAAAACCAATACCAAAAATTTGTATAGGTTTACCGGTATATAATGGTGAAAAATTTATTCGAAATGCTATAGATTCTTTGTTGGCACAAACATATACAAATTTTGAGATAATAATTTCGGATAATGGATCAAATGATAAAACAGAATTAATTTGTAAAGAATATGTAAAAAAAGATTGCCGTGTCAAATACAAACGTCATAAAAAGAACATGGGAGGAATTTGGAATTTTAATTATGTTTTGGAAGAAGCAAAGTCTGAGTATTTCATGTGGGCCGGAGTTGATGACGTATGGTCATCAAAATTTTTAGAAAAAAATATAGTGTTTTTAGAATCAAACAAAAAATATGTAGGAAGTATTGGAGAAGTCATAACATATAATTCCATTTCAAAGGAATTGATTTTTGAAAAAGAAAAATATGTTAAAGATAAGAATTTTGAACATGTTCATCCAATTATTGGAGATTATGGCAAAAAAGTAAATTTTATTCTAAAATTTTGTCGTGCATCATTAATTTATGGAATTTTTAACAGAAAAGTACTAAAAAATTCGTTTATAAAAAATTACTTTCCTACTTGGGATTTAGCAGTGATATTAAACATTGTAAAAAATGGAGATATTCAGGTCATACCAGATGTAGTACTCTATAGGTATGTCAGAGATAATCCATCTCCATCAAAAATTAAACGATTATTAGATCAAAATATTCCAATATTGAAAATAGTATTTTTTGAAGTTCCTTTTACTTATTGGTGTGCAAAAAATATTGGGAAAAAAAATTTTAGTAAAAATGTTCATTTATTTTTTGTGTTAAACATGAAAGCAGAATATACGATAATTCTAGAAGTGTTAAGAATGTGTAAAAGAATGGTGTCAGGAAAAAATAAGTTTTGGATTTAACAAGATTTTAAATATTTAGCGTCTATAATCGAAAGTTTGTTTGTATGATTTATTGTATGAATACCAACAATTTTTTCTGACCAAGGCAAAAATGATTTAATTTTTTTTTCTTTAAAATCATCTGGTGTTAAAACGTTGATTTCATTTAGTGATATACTTCCACCATAACTAATTGATGAGTTTTGAGATGGTCTTAAAATTTTATTTTGTGAAAAAAATATTTTTCCTGCAGAACGTGATTTTTGAATATCAGATACAACTGGATTAATAGGATGAGAAATGAAGTTATCTGATAGAATATCGTCTGAATAAAATAAAAAGAGATCATCCCAATTTTCAAGATATGGATTGGTTTTTACACTAGTAAAAATCCACCATTTGTTATCAAAAAATAGAGGCGTTGAGTCCACTGCATCAATATCTTTAATTAAATTTTTTTTAAATTTCCATTTTGATGGAAATTCAATACATTCGTAGAGGTCTATTGTTTTGTTTGAATGGGTTTCAGGAATCATGAATATTGAATTATCATATTCAAAGATATATGGATACGACATATGATACGATTCTTCTAGGATTCTTTTTGGTTCTGATATTACTTCATTCTCATCTATTGTAAGATAGGATATGTTACCTTTATCACCATAAATAAATTCTTCAAAAA encodes:
- a CDS encoding cephalosporin hydroxylase is translated as MMTNKKTNNNLIEKMGSNIKLKKMGMDFIKNTSEYRYSYNFSWLGMKIIQFPQDMIAVQEIIWKIKPDLIIETGIAHGGSLVYYASILEMIGKGQVVGIDVDIRKHNLKKIQSHVLKKRIRLIQGSSIDEEILRKVDEYAVGKEKIMVLLDSDHSHKHVLKELQLYSRFVTKGSYIIVFDTAIQDMPNNFFPDRPWNKKDNPKTAVYEFLRNNKKFEIDKKIENKLLITVSPDGYLKCIRD
- a CDS encoding DegT/DnrJ/EryC1/StrS aminotransferase family protein → MNRIPVFIPAVGKDTKKHLSDALDAGWLGMGDLTKKFEDEISIFLGLKNRFVVTTNTGTSALHIGLKIAGVGKGDEVITPSFNYVADHQSIKMTGAEVVMCDICDDNLGIDCKKAEELITEKTKAIIPLHFAGIPCNQNEVFKLAKKYGLRVVEDAMHAMGSHINGKKIGSYGDITCFSFDPVKVITSIDGGCVIINNKEELERAQHLRILGVDKDTIKRYQNKRSWDYDVVGEGYRYHLTNIMASVGLSQIKKINQFIHSRQRVCQMYNQAFDTISELKIPKSDFSEISPFIYTLRVLNDNREGLIKHLDRLEIDVGIHFIPVHKHTYFVNSRCGDMTTTEKVVKEVLTLPLHSNMKKEYVQRVIDGVTSYFN
- a CDS encoding NAD(P)-dependent oxidoreductase — translated: MVKWIRKDLCTSSFSEVTESKDLHIIDVRDLVDKRGNSRNIIRTKINDALNSLKMGKKVAICCDYGISRSNSIAAGVLALSEEISMNDAIRTVLKKTGEKSIKIDVLSTVIGVIEKKKLKKKNNRLRVVITGSTGFLGKKIMSEFKKEFEIFTPNRNQIDLINDIVDLDLFVKDNQIDLIIHTANPRIYSTNQSMGNSLIMLKNVLDVCVENKLSLIYLSGWEIYSGYKKNKMIIKENTIPNPGSTYGYTKFLSESLIKMYHKNFKLKYTIIRSSPIYGIDGDKPKFIWNFLEKAVKNENILTHKYHNGYPKLDLLYVDDLVSAIKEIVKKRINGSINIGSGTSISTKEVAEKIVKKMRSKSKIEHVEIDDSVSNIILNTNLAKKIIRWEPKVSIDDGLQLMINTKLDNIK
- a CDS encoding glycosyltransferase family 2 protein translates to MESNEKPIPKICIGLPVYNGEKFIRNAIDSLLAQTYTNFEIIISDNGSNDKTELICKEYVKKDCRVKYKRHKKNMGGIWNFNYVLEEAKSEYFMWAGVDDVWSSKFLEKNIVFLESNKKYVGSIGEVITYNSISKELIFEKEKYVKDKNFEHVHPIIGDYGKKVNFILKFCRASLIYGIFNRKVLKNSFIKNYFPTWDLAVILNIVKNGDIQVIPDVVLYRYVRDNPSPSKIKRLLDQNIPILKIVFFEVPFTYWCAKNIGKKNFSKNVHLFFVLNMKAEYTIILEVLRMCKRMVSGKNKFWI
- a CDS encoding class I SAM-dependent methyltransferase — encoded protein: MSKDSEEKFSMLDLKNQSKNDIEFSKRMNEFFSSSLGTNMDKLRNFPKFVPRQSLSLFLAKNSIFKNILNIHGNIIECGVFLGGGLMTWAQLSSIYEPINHTRKIIGFDSFTGFEKIHPKDEVDGPEYIRPGGLATNAYDDLKKCIEIYDLNRHISHIPKIEIIKGNANETIPKFIDDNPHEVIALLYLDFDLFEPTKTAIEKFLPLMPKGAIIVFDELNQAIWPGETQAILETIGLRHLKIQRFPYTPAISYAILD